Proteins from one Canis lupus familiaris isolate Mischka breed German Shepherd chromosome 26, alternate assembly UU_Cfam_GSD_1.0, whole genome shotgun sequence genomic window:
- the CABP1 gene encoding calcium-binding protein 1 isoform X4 has translation MGNCVKSPLRNLSRKDRSLRPEEIEELREAFREFDKDKDGYINCRDLGNCMRTMGYMPTEMELIELSQQINMNLGGHVDFDDFVELMGPKLLAETADMIGVKELRDAFREFDTNGDGEISTSELREAMRKLLGHQVGHRDIEEIIRDVDLNGDGRVDFEEFVRMMSR, from the exons GACAGATCACTGCGGCCAGAGGAGATTGAAG aGCTCCGAGAGGCCTTCCGAGAATTTGATAAGGACAAGGACGGCTACATCAACTGCCGGGACCTGGGCAACTGCATGCGCACCATGGGTTACATGCCTACTGAGATGGAGCTCATTGAGCTGTCCCAACAGATCAACATGAACC TGGGTGGCCATGTGGATTTTGATGACTTTGTAGAGCTAATGGGACCTAAACTCCTGGCGGAAACAGCAGATATGATTGGAGTGAAGGAACTTCGAGATGCTTTCCGAGAA TTTGACACCAATGGTGACGGAGAGATAAGCACCAGTGAGTTGCGAGAGGCCATGAGGAAACTCCTGGGCCATCAGGTGGGACATCGAGACATAGAGGAAATTATCCGAGATGTGGATCTCAATGGGGATGGACGAGTAGACTTTGAAG AGTTTGTCCGGATGATGTCCCGCTGA